The stretch of DNA GTGTAATGGGTGCAAAGAGAAGGTGGGGTCCTTCACCGCGTACCGTATGTGGGAGTGGGGTGTAGTTGATACCATGCCAGAACACCTGAATGGGTCCCTCACCCGTTGCATTGCAGAAAATCACAACATTCTCTCCGGATTTCACGACAATCGGCATTGCGGGTGAAAAGGTGATCATTGGCACGTCCAAGACGACAACTTGAGTGAGTGCAATGATAAATGGCACCTCTGTGTCCAGCATTACACATTCATACGTTCCTGCTGCATCGGGTTCCGTGCGTTCAATCACGAGTGTGCCACCAGTTAGGTTTGCACTATGTGGCAATGGGTAGCCATCCGTACGACGCCACGTTGTCATGCGATAGGAATCTTTAGGAAAAATAATGGCATTAATAACAAACAAGTAAAGAATAATTGAAGAAATCAGCGAGCTTACCTTCAACCTCACACGATAGCTGTGCCCTTTGACCCACGTTCACGGTGTAGGTATGATGAGCAGTATCCCCTTCACCGGGACGAATCCTCGATGGATCTTGCGGGTAGATGGAGCCCGAATGTCCCGGATAGTCACGATCATGGGGTCCAACATCACCACGCTTCCCCTTCACAATAACCCGGATAAAGTGCTCATCCTGCCCAGCTGAGCTATTTGCCAAACATCTATACATTCCAGCATCATTGGGTTTCACTTCGAACTTCTGTATCACAACAGGACTCCTCTGGGATGGTCTTGCGCCAAAATGATTCGGTGCCCCCATATTTGGGGCAATCCACTGAACCGTTGGCGCTGGGAAGCCAATTGCACGGCATGTGAGTGTCAATTCATCACCTTCGGTGACCTCCAATGTGTCCATGGCTGGCTCAATTGTCACCTCAGGTGGTTGATGGACATTCAAGACAGCCGTAGCTGATGTACTTCCTGCAATATTCTCCCCAATACATTGGTACGAACCACCATCTTCAATTGCGGCATTCCTTATGATGATTGTCCCAGGATATTTGTCATCCACATTCAATGGCAATGGCTTATTGTCCAAACGTACCCATCGTACCACTGGTGTTGGTATTCCGGCAACACTGCGACAACTTAGCATTGCTGATTCACCAATACGAATGGTCTGTGGCCCCTTTGGATGTAGCTCCACTATTGGTGCTTGTCGCTCTGTGCAAAGTTATAATTAAAAGTCAttaattagtgaaactttttatttttgcaaaacggggtcattttttattatcttttctctgtgatttttatcgtttttagAGATCATTTGTGTAGAAACATATctataattaaattcagtTGTGATTTTGTGATTGAAGAGTAAAGTTCGGTGCGAATTCTCctcaaataaatgaataaaatgcaatatagtgttgaaaaatatcaagatTCAAGTGATTTTCGTGTGAAAGTAGTTAATTTTGCTCTTGCTGATTATGGCGGAATGCTAAAATGGCGCGGAAGGGAACGCGTCCTTGATATTGGATGTGGTCCTGGTGACGTAACACATCAATGTTTCTTCCCATTGCTACCTCATGACTTTGAGGAGCTTGTGTGTGGTGATTTATCACCTGAAATGCTTCAAGTGGCTGAAAAAGAATTCCTCGGTGTTGAGCACGTTAGTTTCGTGCAAATGGACATTCGAGAAACTCCTAATGATGCCCAAAAGGAATCTTTTGATCGAATCTTCTCCACATTGTGCTTCATGTACATAGCTGATCAGGAAAATGcattcaaaaatgtttttgatctCCTTGCACCAGGGGGAGATTGTTGGATAATGCAAGTAACAACGAGTCCTGTTATTCAGCCATTATTTCAACTTGCTGACACAACAAAATGGCGGGAGAAGCTAAAGGATCTGAGggaaatcttaatttttcccTTCTGGAATGATTCAGATCCCGTGGGAACTGCTGAAGGATTCATGAAATCCATTGGATTTGAGGATATTGAAATCTATTTGCAAGATGGCTACGTTCAATTTGAATCTGAGGAGAAATTTGAAGGTAAATTATTTTGACATGtctatttgacatttctttgaCAACTCCAGAATGactttcaatgatttttttttgcagctttCATGGACAGCCTGCCAATATATTCAGCTAACTTAACAGAAGAGGATAGAAGGGATCTTCTACAAGaacaaattgaaattgcaaaatcactaaatgtatttaaaaatgattcacaaGAAACACCCCAGGAACCTTATAAAATCTTAATTACTTATGGAAGAAAAccaatgaattaaattaacctttggaatgcggaggccttggtagttacgtagaatgcgaaggtgagGTCGTtaaacgaccccaaaaagaaggccaattttctcgcaaactatacaacctggagttgtcgggttagtgcttatagattccttatatagtcctcttgcaccctgcaccacaaattcgctACCCTAAAACacttagaaggagatattagggaaaaacatttttcactcatttttcacaatttcttcttgagaaatttgccaagaaagttAACcccaactgctatttttttttcactcttccccacatttccCTCACTTCCCGTAACGTGATAAATggattgttttgcacatttagatgcttctaattatgttttatgttgtttatgctctaagaaattttccgcagcatgaccgttacaccaatttttgaattcccttcttctacatttttcttaataacttttcttgtggtggtcggattgagctgaaatttttacacaacctcctcagataaccaaggaacttatttccaaaagatgggaatggtatctttatTGAGTTATAGCTATATATTTATAGTTATtaagagaatttctttaaataaattgtaatacttaaaaaaaaagcctctgattttcttttacattattagtcgttaaaaactaatttaagcACATCTGTTTGTAaaccaaaattaaataatttcttttagtataaaaaaataaaatttactacaaaaatgtaaaaattagaaattattaaaacattcttttaattGCTTAGAATGAATCTTTTAAAGCAACATATAGAAGAAactttctttgcaatttccttCCAGatatttctaaaagaatttccacgagaaaaaattattaattgaattagaaCAAACCTAATTTTTCTCCATTGTTCTCTTGGAAGCATGGTGTTAAAGACAATTAAGTTAATTAGGTTAAAAAGGATACCTAAAAGgtaataaaaagcaataaattcaaataaaattctctgacTTACGGTCAATCTCAATGATGGTGCTGATCTGATCAGTTCCTTCGGAATTCTCCGCTACGCAGACATAAACACCCCTGTTGTACTGCTTGGCACCCAAAATACGCAGCTGATTCCCAATTTGTTGGACATTCGGGTCGAAGGCATCGTGCAATTTTGTCCATTTAACGGTTGGCAGAGGACTTCCGGTTGCATCGCATGCCAAGTAGAGATCTGCATTCTCAATGAGCAGATGACTCTGCTCCAGTGGACGAATCTTCGGGTAGGATCTTGCTTCGTGTTCAATAATCGTCAAATTGGCTACTGTTGTGAATTGCTGCCCTGTCGGGTGCAATGCCGTGCAAACGTACTGCCCAGAGTCATCCTCACGTGCATTCTCAATGCTCAAAATGTGACCCCTGACAATGGCACTCGGTGGCAGCCACATAGTGTACTCCTTGCGCCAGGAGATTTGTCCATCACCAATACAACGGAACTCCACACTATCTCCGGGACGTCCCGTGTAGCTTTGTGGGATGATGGAAATTTCCGTGATTGGTGGTGGGTAGACCGCCTGCTCACGTACACGCACAATGAGTGTCTTGCTATCTTCACCATCCTTATTCCTTGCCGTACACCTGTATTGTCCCTCATCAGCCTTGCGAATTGACCCAAAGCGCAAAACTCCGGAATTCTCAGGTGTCAACAATACAGTACTCCTACCAAGAGCATCAATTCGCTCCCACACAATTATCGGTGGGGGTGATCCTGTTGCTTCACACGTCACCTGAGCCGTGGTGTACTCCTCCACATCGAGACTCGATGGGTAGAAATTCACCTCTGGGCGACGTGAGTAGCTAACAGTGATGGAGACACGTTGCTCCACAACTTCCTCACCCTTCTCGCCGCGACACACGTACACGCCGCTGTCGTCAACTTGTGTATTGGTGATGACAAGGGTACCACGATCGGTATGAGCACGCTCCGATAGGCGTCCATCGAGCTTAAACCAACGCACCACAATTGGAAGGTTGGAGATCACATGACGACCCGTGCAGTTGATATACACCGTCTGACCAACTTCCACAATTTGCAGCGTTGGTGCTGTGACCACAACGGAAATTGTGGGTGAATCGGGTGTCACGGGGGCTTCGGGGATGTCGCACATCTCACCCGTGTACCCAGGTAGGCAGTGGCATGTGAGACGCCTGTAGGCATCCTCACTGCAGGATTCTGCATGCTCTGAGCATGGGCATCGACGACAAACACCCGGACGTCCACCTTGGACTGTTTCGCGATAGTGCATCACATCGCAAGACTCACAGCTGGATCCCGTGTACCCAGGTGGGCAGCGACACACCTCAATGTGATCCGCTGTACCGAGAACTGTGCGCTGCGTAACAGCCGTCTGGAGGATAATATCGCTAATGTGTGTGGATGTTGTGGATTGATGTGTTGTGGCACGAACGAGAATGAATTCCAAATTAGCCAATGCCGTGAGGATATCTTCACGCGTGGCATACTGATAGCCATTCATCCAGGCACCCGCAATGAATGGCACAACCACCGATGAGTGATCTTCATTGTCATTCTGCCATGTCAATGTTAGGCCATTCCCGCGAATAATTACATCACTATCCCTCACATAATCCCCCCGATCTTCAGTACTTAGTTTGTAGGACAACGTACCACCATACGAGTGAATTTGATTCCCAATAAATTGCGATGGGAGACTCCAGTACAATGTACGATCGTCTAACACTTGATACGACACAGTATTCGTGGGGATATCCGTGGCTAATTCCTCATGATCGGCAATAAGTTGATTCTCATTCAGTGTAATGCGGAAGTGATCACTGAATATAATCATTGGAATTTCCTCGCGGTAGAGCCGTGACGCCGCACATGTGTCTGAGGCACCGAAGCAGAAACAACTGGTGCACCCTTCGGGATTTTCTGTTTGCAAATCAAACGTTCCCGGACGGCAGCGATCACACGGCCCACCAATTACATTACTCTTACACTGACACTGATTGTTGCTGCACGACACAAAGCCCCGGCTGTCGCATTGATCGCATCCTGTGAGATCACTACTACCCGTACAATCGTATGGGGTGCCACCTGTTGCATTTCCACGACCATCAATGCACAATTCGCAGTTATCACCCTTCGTGTTGTGTTCGCAGTTCTGCgtacaagaaaaaagaaacgtttaatttattatttaaaaggaaattttctacaagaaaaaatccttcaattcTCTCTTTAGCAATCCCAACAAACTCCAAATGAATCGAAAAACTTACAATGCAAACTCCAGTGATGGGATCGCAATCATTGGAATGTCCATTACATTGGCATGGTTCACAGAGTCCAAGATAGAGCCCCTGATCACTTCTCATGTACCCTTGTGCGCAATCCTCACACGATAAACCCTTGTATCCTTGTGGACATTGACACATTTCCACCTCATACGCCCTGCCACTTGTTTGACCACTTTCTCTGGGCACAGCAATGTCCAGTGAAACATGCGAAAGGCTGCCAGGAATGCGAATAGATCAATCAATGCaaaaaggagaaagaaaaaattaaattaaaaactcacGCAGCTTCCTCCGTTGTTGTTGTATAGGTGGCCTTGATGAAGATGTACGAAACATCAGCCAGTGTCATGAGCAAATGCTCCCGATTGACTTCCTTGCCATCGCTGCGTTGCCATTGGTTCTCAAGAAGGGGCACTGAGTAGGATTGTGGTGTATTTGGGCGAATTTCATCCTTGCGGAAGTGAAGGATTGTAATGTCATTGTCTGACTTGATCACCACGTCGGGGGCACTGTTGCGCGACATTGCTGAACCAGGTTGTGGCGTATAGCGGATTGTGTAGTTGAGAACACCACCGTAGGAAGTAATCTTGTCACCCACAAATCTCGTTGGAAGACTCCAGTAGTACACTTCTGTGTCATCGTGCTGAATATTCCGGAAGACTGTCTCATAGCTCGATGCCTGAATACTCTGTGGGTCACCCAGTTGTGGATCATCGTAGTTGTAGACAATATCAAAGTCACTTCGATCGCGATAGAGTGTGGATTGGATCTAAAGGACAAAGATTAATATTAGggataaaagaaatcaatggaattgaaaattctctgaatttcctttcacgaaataatcttaattaataattattttctctccactagttaaagaagaagatttttatttgttttcagTAAATATACAGAAGAGTCTGTgagttttgaaacatttttagacACACTCTGtacatatttaattattgagcatcaCACCGGGAAGGTCACAGAAAATCAAGATGAGTCTTTATACGTAAAATAATTGGCTGAAAGTCAATCATTTGGGTTGTCAACAAATctgattttcttgaagaaaaattcactgaGTGAACAAATCAAATAGAATCAATTTTTTCGACAAATATTTGGACTAAGAAACATCATGTGGAGCGCTGTTTGATCAACTGGGGCACCACATTGTCTCTCAAAATGGGCAAATAATCcaaatatgccaaaaaaaaagtaacttcAACTCACCGTATCTCTGTAGTAATTGCTGCTCATACACTGCCTTGCAACACCCATGCAGAAGCAATGGATGCATCCATTTGGTGTTTCAGGATTGAGATAGAAGGTATTCGGAGCGCACTGATCGCATCTCCTGCCCAATACGTTATTCTTGCAGATACACCGTCCATCGGGACCCACAGTTCGTGTACCCTGTGGATCACAATCACTTGTCGGTTGCTCACGACAAATATCTCCGGGCACGAGGGGATTCCCAGTGAAGCCAGGAGCGCACTGTTCACACCTCCTACCGGCATATCCGGGTTTACAATTGCACGCAACTTCCCCATCTGCAGCCACATAGCATGAGTAGCCGTAGTTAGTACCATAGGGGCCACCAGGACATGGGCATGTGACGCACG from Lutzomyia longipalpis isolate SR_M1_2022 chromosome 4, ASM2433408v1 encodes:
- the LOC129796373 gene encoding basement membrane-specific heparan sulfate proteoglycan core protein isoform X5; translation: MIPLRRNCFLIFLLILWNYSTVTSQFYECREDEFRCNDGKCISAQLKCNQIPDCLDNEDEDLPECPIYNCLENEFTCGNGGCIPKENQCDGVTDCQDETDEQDCEDDPTRDISDNDTDQSCTVYEFQCDNGMCIDTRDRCNGREDCSDGSDEQKCEECIGDAFHCNSGECIHQSLRCNKRQDCADLSDEHDCDEPEAVQCASSEFMCDERCIPEDYVCDGRVDCSDASDENDCPTNGEAGQGVGGYPGQPSPPQPFPRLCPELVCRSDYTCFSYSQRCDRVRDCADGTDEEGCPPSPHPQQPPQPSQPTPPSYPVRPDSGAHVIGPSWSQQGDIKLKTYPSDQIIKEGREVVFQCRDEGSARARVRWTRANGALPQNSKDINGRLEISNVQVSDSGEYYCEAVGYQTYSGARTTVYLTVERYNPILDAPVGCPPEKATCMNGECIEKNQVCDGTYDCSDASDETGCSRANSCEPNEFRCANRKCVAKTWRCDGENDCGDNSDEQECATMPPDAPCRFHEFQCKIGQCIPKSYQCDNHPDCFDNSDEIGCSKPTVVQSPPPRMHLSTGSIFNITCRAVGIPMPLVVWRLNWGHIPDKCTTTSVNGYGVLTCPGIEVRDSGAYSCEVINSMGTQFASPDTILVVDGTDVCPSGYFNSKATRQEDCINCFCFGVSTQCSSADLYIYSLPPPVTSLHVVGVTGPWIGEREIDVTPYQAHDIIATKFGIKVRLADSIRETAFYALPREYLGNQLKSYGGFLTYDLEYVGGGPLNQAPDVLVFGNGYKLSHKIRGPITSESLHQVKVEFHVGEWYKDDGRRATREELMMVLANIDNFLIKIKFTDNQPEVQLRNIRLDSAATIDRGLGSATLVEQCRCPVGYSGLSCEECADGYVREETGTWLGRCVKAQTPCPAGTYLPPGELSCVTCPCPGGPYGTNYGYSCYVAADGEVACNCKPGYAGRRCEQCAPGFTGNPLVPGDICREQPTSDCDPQGTRTVGPDGRCICKNNVLGRRCDQCAPNTFYLNPETPNGCIHCFCMGVARQCMSSNYYRDTIQSTLYRDRSDFDIVYNYDDPQLGDPQSIQASSYETVFRNIQHDDTEVYYWSLPTRFVGDKITSYGGVLNYTIRYTPQPGSAMSRNSAPDVVIKSDNDITILHFRKDEIRPNTPQSYSVPLLENQWQRSDGKEVNREHLLMTLADVSYIFIKATYTTTTEEAALSHVSLDIAVPRESGQTSGRAYEVEMCQCPQGYKGLSCEDCAQGYMRSDQGLYLGLCEPCQCNGHSNDCDPITGVCINCEHNTKGDNCELCIDGRGNATGGTPYDCTGSSDLTGCDQCDSRGFVSCSNNQCQCKSNVIGGPCDRCRPGTFDLQTENPEGCTSCFCFGASDTCAASRLYREEIPMIIFSDHFRITLNENQLIADHEELATDIPTNTVSYQVLDDRTLYWSLPSQFIGNQIHSYGGTLSYKLSTEDRGDYVRDSDVIIRGNGLTLTWQNDNEDHSSVVVPFIAGAWMNGYQYATREDILTALANLEFILVRATTHQSTTSTHISDIILQTAVTQRTVLGTADHIEVCRCPPGYTGSSCESCDVMHYRETVQGGRPGVCRRCPCSEHAESCSEDAYRRLTCHCLPGYTGEMCDIPEAPVTPDSPTISVVVTAPTLQIVEVGQTVYINCTGRHVISNLPIVVRWFKLDGRLSERAHTDRGTLVITNTQVDDSGVYVCRGEKGEEVVEQRVSITVSYSRRPEVNFYPSSLDVEEYTTAQVTCEATGSPPPIIVWERIDALGRSTVLLTPENSGVLRFGSIRKADEGQYRCTARNKDGEDSKTLIVRVREQAVYPPPITEISIIPQSYTGRPGDSVEFRCIGDGQISWRKEYTMWLPPSAIVRGHILSIENAREDDSGQYVCTALHPTGQQFTTVANLTIIEHEARSYPKIRPLEQSHLLIENADLYLACDATGSPLPTVKWTKLHDAFDPNVQQIGNQLRILGAKQYNRGVYVCVAENSEGTDQISTIIEIDQRQAPIVELHPKGPQTIRIGESAMLSCRSVAGIPTPVVRWVRLDNKPLPLNVDDKYPGTIIIRNAAIEDGGSYQCIGENIAGSTSATAVLNVHQPPEVTIEPAMDTLEVTEGDELTLTCRAIGFPAPTVQWIAPNMGAPNHFGARPSQRSPVVIQKFEVKPNDAGMYRCLANSSAGQDEHFIRVIVKGKRGDVGPHDRDYPGHSGSIYPQDPSRIRPGEGDTAHHTYTVNVGQRAQLSCEVEDSYRMTTWRRTDGYPLPHSANLTGGTLVIERTEPDAAGTYECVMLDTEVPFIIALTQVVVLDVPMITFSPAMPIVVKSGENVVIFCNATGEGPIQVFWHGINYTPLPHTVRGEGPHLLFAPITQRDAGKYYCTATNVNGNVTKAAEVIVNRNEIVDRQPMYDQVQEVYEGDKVTLDCHVPDQMRMQGIQFMWRRENGQISPNAHYHDGRLTLRDIHTSDAGRYICEMLLPNQSITQSYVDVRIKSEYRRRRHRPHREYPIRNPGGY
- the LOC129796373 gene encoding basement membrane-specific heparan sulfate proteoglycan core protein isoform X3, yielding MAKVCQLFAILAIVVYSFVVPIDKHHVSAVESSRHTSHHQNVATHKDNVNSDIVFDELPVSPGLATTGAPMVTEEIAGQRNRTEKVHKGMKKKRKDRKRRVKEERKRQRLVKKLRKELKEDLKKDAAAKALKKNEKKKKIRTTPAPFLPFLDTTRSKKRVLRQKSLYDGENDDEDSDFSGSGSIPEITGDRSFQMSFTMLEPWKDDYSNRRSPGYKFIRGNITESLEGFFNDILLDFDDQNHINANVRKLKSNVNNIDVVADVTAEHPVSLAKLSRELGQQIRNYHRIGKLDVEATNYVFNTIVECREDEFRCNDGKCISAQLKCNQIPDCLDNEDEDLPECPIYNCLENEFTCGNGGCIPKENQCDGVTDCQDETDEQDCEDDPTRDISDNDTDQSCTVYEFQCDNGMCIDTRDRCNGREDCSDGSDEQKCEECIGDAFHCNSGECIHQSLRCNKRQDCADLSDEHDCDEPEAVQCASSEFMCDERCIPEDYVCDGRVDCSDASDENDCPTNGEAGQGVGGYPGQPSPPQPFPRLCPELVCRSDYTCFSYSQRCDRVRDCADGTDEEGCPPSPHPQQPPQPSQPTPPSYPVRPDSGAHVIGPSWSQQGDIKLKTYPSDQIIKEGREVVFQCRDEGSARARVRWTRANGALPQNSKDINGRLEISNVQVSDSGEYYCEAVGYQTYSGARTTVYLTVERYNPILDAPVGCPPEKATCMNGECIEKNQVCDGTYDCSDASDETGCSRANSCEPNEFRCANRKCVAKTWRCDGENDCGDNSDEQECATMPPDAPCRFHEFQCKIGQCIPKSYQCDNHPDCFDNSDEIGCSKPTVVQSPPPRMHLSTGSIFNITCRAVGIPMPLVVWRLNWGHIPDKCTTTSVNGYGVLTCPGIEVRDSGAYSCEVINSMGTQFASPDTILVVDGTDVCPSGYFNSKATRQEDCINCFCFGVSTQCSSADLYIYSLPPPVTSLHVVGVTGPWIGEREIDVTPYQAHDIIATKFGIKVRLADSIRETAFYALPREYLGNQLKSYGGFLTYDLEYVGGGPLNQAPDVLVFGNGYKLSHKIRGPITSESLHQVKVEFHVGEWYKDDGRRATREELMMVLANIDNFLIKIKFTDNQPEVQLRNIRLDSAATIDRGLGSATLVEQCRCPVGYSGLSCEECADGYVREETGTWLGRCVKAQTPCPAGTYLPPGELSCVTCPCPGGPYGTNYGYSCYVAADGEVACNCKPGYAGRRCEQCAPGFTGNPLVPGDICREQPTSDCDPQGTRTVGPDGRCICKNNVLGRRCDQCAPNTFYLNPETPNGCIHCFCMGVARQCMSSNYYRDTIQSTLYRDRSDFDIVYNYDDPQLGDPQSIQASSYETVFRNIQHDDTEVYYWSLPTRFVGDKITSYGGVLNYTIRYTPQPGSAMSRNSAPDVVIKSDNDITILHFRKDEIRPNTPQSYSVPLLENQWQRSDGKEVNREHLLMTLADVSYIFIKATYTTTTEEAALSHVSLDIAVPRESGQTSGRAYEVEMCQCPQGYKGLSCEDCAQGYMRSDQGLYLGLCEPCQCNGHSNDCDPITGVCINCEHNTKGDNCELCIDGRGNATGGTPYDCTGSSDLTGCDQCDSRGFVSCSNNQCQCKSNVIGGPCDRCRPGTFDLQTENPEGCTSCFCFGASDTCAASRLYREEIPMIIFSDHFRITLNENQLIADHEELATDIPTNTVSYQVLDDRTLYWSLPSQFIGNQIHSYGGTLSYKLSTEDRGDYVRDSDVIIRGNGLTLTWQNDNEDHSSVVVPFIAGAWMNGYQYATREDILTALANLEFILVRATTHQSTTSTHISDIILQTAVTQRTVLGTADHIEVCRCPPGYTGSSCESCDVMHYRETVQGGRPGVCRRCPCSEHAESCSEDAYRRLTCHCLPGYTGEMCDIPEAPVTPDSPTISVVVTAPTLQIVEVGQTVYINCTGRHVISNLPIVVRWFKLDGRLSERAHTDRGTLVITNTQVDDSGVYVCRGEKGEEVVEQRVSITVSYSRRPEVNFYPSSLDVEEYTTAQVTCEATGSPPPIIVWERIDALGRSTVLLTPENSGVLRFGSIRKADEGQYRCTARNKDGEDSKTLIVRVREQAVYPPPITEISIIPQSYTGRPGDSVEFRCIGDGQISWRKEYTMWLPPSAIVRGHILSIENAREDDSGQYVCTALHPTGQQFTTVANLTIIEHEARSYPKIRPLEQSHLLIENADLYLACDATGSPLPTVKWTKLHDAFDPNVQQIGNQLRILGAKQYNRGVYVCVAENSEGTDQISTIIEIDQRQAPIVELHPKGPQTIRIGESAMLSCRSVAGIPTPVVRWVRLDNKPLPLNVDDKYPGTIIIRNAAIEDGGSYQCIGENIAGSTSATAVLNVHQPPEVTIEPAMDTLEVTEGDELTLTCRAIGFPAPTVQWIAPNMGAPNHFGARPSQRSPVVIQKFEVKPNDAGMYRCLANSSAGQDEHFIRVIVKGKRGDVGPHDRDYPGHSGSIYPQDPSRIRPGEGDTAHHTYTVNVGQRAQLSCEVEDSYRMTTWRRTDGYPLPHSANLTGGTLVIERTEPDAAGTYECVMLDTEVPFIIALTQVVVLDVPMITFSPAMPIVVKSGENVVIFCNATGEGPIQVFWHGINYTPLPHTVRGEGPHLLFAPITQRDAGKYYCTATNVNGNVTKAAEVIVNRNEIVDRQPMYDQVQEVYEGDKVTLDCHVPDQMRMQGIQFMWRRENGQISPNAHYHDGRLTLRDIHTSDAGRYICEMLLPNQSITQSYVDVRIKSEYRRRRHRPHREYPIRNPGGY
- the LOC129796373 gene encoding basement membrane-specific heparan sulfate proteoglycan core protein isoform X4; its protein translation is MIPLRRNCFLIFLLILWNYSTVTSQFYECREDEFRCNDGKCISAQLKCNQIPDCLDNEDEDLPECPIYNCLENEFTCGNGGCIPKENQCDGVTDCQDETDEQDCEDDPTRDISDNDTDQSCTVYEFQCDNGMCIDTRDRCNGREDCSDGSDEQKCEECIGDAFHCNSGECIHQSLRCNKRQDCADLSDEHDCGFDPAGGTCKANEWQCFNGECINKDFVCDGSRDCFDNSDEANCDARQNEPEAVQCASSEFMCDERCIPEDYVCDGRVDCSDASDENDCPTNGEAGQGVGGYPGQPSPPQPFPRLCPELVCRSDYTCFSYSQRCDRVRDCADGTDEEGCPPSPHPQQPPQPSQPTPPSYPVRPDSGAHVIGPSWSQQGDIKLKTYPSDQIIKEGREVVFQCRDEGSARARVRWTRANGALPQNSKDINGRLEISNVQVSDSGEYYCEAVGYQTYSGARTTVYLTVERYNPILDAPVGCPPEKATCMNGECIEKNQVCDGTYDCSDASDETGCSRANSCEPNEFRCANRKCVAKTWRCDGENDCGDNSDEQECATMPPDAPCRFHEFQCKIGQCIPKSYQCDNHPDCFDNSDEIGCSKPTVVQSPPPRMHLSTGSIFNITCRAVGIPMPLVVWRLNWGHIPDKCTTTSVNGYGVLTCPGIEVRDSGAYSCEVINSMGTQFASPDTILVVDGTDVCPSGYFNSKATRQEDCINCFCFGVSTQCSSADLYIYSLPPPVTSLHVVGVTGPWIGEREIDVTPYQAHDIIATKFGIKVRLADSIRETAFYALPREYLGNQLKSYGGFLTYDLEYVGGGPLNQAPDVLVFGNGYKLSHKIRGPITSESLHQVKVEFHVGEWYKDDGRRATREELMMVLANIDNFLIKIKFTDNQPEVQLRNIRLDSAATIDRGLGSATLVEQCRCPVGYSGLSCEECADGYVREETGTWLGRCVKAQTPCPAGTYLPPGELSCVTCPCPGGPYGTNYGYSCYVAADGEVACNCKPGYAGRRCEQCAPGFTGNPLVPGDICREQPTSDCDPQGTRTVGPDGRCICKNNVLGRRCDQCAPNTFYLNPETPNGCIHCFCMGVARQCMSSNYYRDTIQSTLYRDRSDFDIVYNYDDPQLGDPQSIQASSYETVFRNIQHDDTEVYYWSLPTRFVGDKITSYGGVLNYTIRYTPQPGSAMSRNSAPDVVIKSDNDITILHFRKDEIRPNTPQSYSVPLLENQWQRSDGKEVNREHLLMTLADVSYIFIKATYTTTTEEAALSHVSLDIAVPRESGQTSGRAYEVEMCQCPQGYKGLSCEDCAQGYMRSDQGLYLGLCEPCQCNGHSNDCDPITGVCINCEHNTKGDNCELCIDGRGNATGGTPYDCTGSSDLTGCDQCDSRGFVSCSNNQCQCKSNVIGGPCDRCRPGTFDLQTENPEGCTSCFCFGASDTCAASRLYREEIPMIIFSDHFRITLNENQLIADHEELATDIPTNTVSYQVLDDRTLYWSLPSQFIGNQIHSYGGTLSYKLSTEDRGDYVRDSDVIIRGNGLTLTWQNDNEDHSSVVVPFIAGAWMNGYQYATREDILTALANLEFILVRATTHQSTTSTHISDIILQTAVTQRTVLGTADHIEVCRCPPGYTGSSCESCDVMHYRETVQGGRPGVCRRCPCSEHAESCSEDAYRRLTCHCLPGYTGEMCDIPEAPVTPDSPTISVVVTAPTLQIVEVGQTVYINCTGRHVISNLPIVVRWFKLDGRLSERAHTDRGTLVITNTQVDDSGVYVCRGEKGEEVVEQRVSITVSYSRRPEVNFYPSSLDVEEYTTAQVTCEATGSPPPIIVWERIDALGRSTVLLTPENSGVLRFGSIRKADEGQYRCTARNKDGEDSKTLIVRVREQAVYPPPITEISIIPQSYTGRPGDSVEFRCIGDGQISWRKEYTMWLPPSAIVRGHILSIENAREDDSGQYVCTALHPTGQQFTTVANLTIIEHEARSYPKIRPLEQSHLLIENADLYLACDATGSPLPTVKWTKLHDAFDPNVQQIGNQLRILGAKQYNRGVYVCVAENSEGTDQISTIIEIDQRQAPIVELHPKGPQTIRIGESAMLSCRSVAGIPTPVVRWVRLDNKPLPLNVDDKYPGTIIIRNAAIEDGGSYQCIGENIAGSTSATAVLNVHQPPEVTIEPAMDTLEVTEGDELTLTCRAIGFPAPTVQWIAPNMGAPNHFGARPSQRSPVVIQKFEVKPNDAGMYRCLANSSAGQDEHFIRVIVKGKRGDVGPHDRDYPGHSGSIYPQDPSRIRPGEGDTAHHTYTVNVGQRAQLSCEVEDSYRMTTWRRTDGYPLPHSANLTGGTLVIERTEPDAAGTYECVMLDTEVPFIIALTQVVVLDVPMITFSPAMPIVVKSGENVVIFCNATGEGPIQVFWHGINYTPLPHTVRGEGPHLLFAPITQRDAGKYYCTATNVNGNVTKAAEVIVNRNEIVDRQPMYDQVQEVYEGDKVTLDCHVPDQMRMQGIQFMWRRENGQISPNAHYHDGRLTLRDIHTSDAGRYICEMLLPNQSITQSYVDVRIKSEYRRRRHRPHREYPIRNPGGY